AAGCAATATGATCGACAGCAACATAAGCCACATCCAAAATTTCATCAAAGTCAACACGTCCCAGAAAACAGAATTCTATCAATGTCATCATATCAAACGGATCAGAGGCGGGAAAGCTGCATTACGTTTATATCGGCATCCATGCGGGAAACATAACATCAACTCTAAACTAAAGGACGTGTTGATGGATGAAGGTACTCGTTGTTGGTGCAAACGGGAAAATTGGGAAGCAGGTCGTGCAGCAGTTGCAGGCAAGCCCACAACATGAAGCACTTGCAATGATACGAAAGGCAGAGCAAGAGTCGTTTTTTCAATCGCTTGGTGCTGAGACAACGCTCGTTGATCTTGAGGGACCAGTGGATGCAATTGCTGACGCAGCAGACGGTGTTGGTGCTGTCGTGTTTACTGCCGGTTCAGGTGGTCACACTGGGGCAGACAAAACGTTATTAATAGATTTAGACGGGGCGATCAAAACGATTGAAGCAGCAAAGCAAGCAGGTGTGAAACGTTTTATTATTGTTAGTGCAATCGGTGTTCATAATCGTGCAACATGGAGTGACAAAATTGCCCATTATAGTGCCGCGAAACACTATGCCGATGAATGGCTGATGAAGAGCGGGCTAGATTATACAATTATTCGTCCAGGTGGACTCACAGATGAGCAGGGTATTGGAAAAGTGAAGGCGGCGAAAGATCTCGAACGGGGCATGATTGCTCGAGAGGATGTCGCTGCCACCATTCTCGCCTCACTAAACGAACCCACCACAATTGGAAAGGATTTTGACCTCGTTGGAGGCGAAACGCCCATTGCTGATGCACTGAAGGAACTGAAATAGCTAGGGAATGAGCGCAAGGAGCTGAATGATGGCCCTTGCGTTTGATGTCGTTTCTGTTGTTCCAGTGATGACTTTGTGGCAGCGGCATATACTGTGAGGAGAGGAAAGGGGGGAGTCAAATCGTTTATCAAGACGATATGCGCGTGAAGCGAAAAACGATCACAGTGACAGGCCATGCTGAAGCATCAGCGCCACCGGATACTGTTCAATTGACCATTGGTGTAACGACAGAGGGGAAATCCGTCTCCGTCGTACAGAAAGAAAACGCCCGTGCCATTGATAACATCATGACTGCATTAAAACGTGAAGGCGTTTCTGAACAGCTTATTCAAACCGCCACCTATCAAATTTCGCCGCAATATGATTATGTCGATGGCAAGCAGGTTTTCCGAGGGTATCGGGTGACCCATTTGCTTGATGTCACCGTGCGTGATGTGAGCAATGTCGGGAATATTATTGACGCAGCGGTGGCCGCTGGCGCAAACGAAATAAGCTCTGTTCAATTTACGGTCGAGGACGCAGACCTCCTTCAGCAGCAAGCGTTACGCGGCGCCACCTTGAATGCCATAGAGAAGGCCGATAGTATAGCGGATGCCTTGAAGGTAGAGTTGAATGAGACGCCAATTTCC
This genomic stretch from Aureibacillus halotolerans harbors:
- a CDS encoding SDR family oxidoreductase, giving the protein MKVLVVGANGKIGKQVVQQLQASPQHEALAMIRKAEQESFFQSLGAETTLVDLEGPVDAIADAADGVGAVVFTAGSGGHTGADKTLLIDLDGAIKTIEAAKQAGVKRFIIVSAIGVHNRATWSDKIAHYSAAKHYADEWLMKSGLDYTIIRPGGLTDEQGIGKVKAAKDLERGMIAREDVAATILASLNEPTTIGKDFDLVGGETPIADALKELK
- a CDS encoding SIMPL domain-containing protein, whose translation is MKRKTITVTGHAEASAPPDTVQLTIGVTTEGKSVSVVQKENARAIDNIMTALKREGVSEQLIQTATYQISPQYDYVDGKQVFRGYRVTHLLDVTVRDVSNVGNIIDAAVAAGANEISSVQFTVEDADLLQQQALRGATLNAIEKADSIADALKVELNETPISVVELTQNIGQPKMVMFQAAESTQLQPGTFTLYAQVEAVFEYSQAQE